In Providencia hangzhouensis, the DNA window TCGTTTGTTTACTGTTGCAGCGAAAATAGCCAAAGAAGAAGGTATTGCAGAAAATGGCTACCGTTTAATCATGAACTGCAATGAACATTCAGGGCAAGAAGTGTTTCATATCCACATGCATCTAGTGGGTGGTCGCCCATTAGGGCCGCTATTGGCGAAATAATAAGGGATCGGCAATGAACCGTATTGCATTACTTGCTTTGGTAACTGTGTTGCTAAGTGGTTGCATATTTAAGAAAACACAAGGGCTGGTTTTTAATGAGCAACAGCGCATCATTATGGAGCCCGCAGTACTTGCACAAGGGGTCATTGTCGAAAACCCAGTGATAGGTAGTGAAAATCATCAAACTATCGCTACTATTAACATGAGTAATTCACAGCCTAAAGTGGTGAATATTGCTTATCGTTTATACTGGTATGATAAGCAAGGATTAAACGTAGAAACATCGAATACCTTGTATCAGCAAATCGCAGCAAATTCTGATGTGAAAGTTCGTGCTGTGACTTCTTCTCCACGTGCAACAAATGTACGTGTTCATGTATTTTTATCGCCAAAGGCCGGAGAATAATAATGAAACGCATCTTAATGGTTGCTGCCGCGACATTAATTTTGGCTGGGTGCCCTTCATATCCACCTCAACAACCAGGTACACAACCCCCAATTGTGCCAGTAGAGCCGGAAAAACAACCAGAAGTGACTCCGCCACCCGTTGATGTTGTTCCAACTCCACCAAAGCAACAAACAACAGATTGGTCCGCTTCCATTACACCTTTAGTTAACCAAATGGCCAGTGCGGATGGGGTCGAAAACGGAAAAGTACTGTTAGTTGATTCAGTGAAAAATAACACGAATGGTTCAATACCGGTGCAAACTGTAACATCAGTTATGACAACCGCGGTTGAGAACACCAATCGTTTTAAAGTGGTTCCCGCCAGTGTGGTGAGTTCCGCACGTAAAACACTCGGTTTATCACAAGAAGACAGCTTAGTCACCCGTAGCAAAGCGATAGGGTTAGGCCGCTATGTCCAAGCGGAGTATGTGATTTACAGCGTGATGTCAGGTTCAAATAAAGAAAGAAGCCTTGAAATGCAGTTGATGGATGTGCAAACGGGTGAAATTGTTTGGACTGGAAAGCACAATATTGAGTAACCAGCAGTCACTTTTTCGACTGTTAGTGACACATTTTCCTACAATCTCTGTACGTGATTGGAAAATATCCTCACTAACAGGGCTGTCGGGGGGAAGTTATTTGGTGGAATATTTTCTACCTGCTCGCGAAGTGAAGCTGATAGCGCGTGCAGATGGAAATGCACAAACTGCTTTGTATGTTGACCGAAAGAAAGAAGCGCGGATATTGCAGCAATTACGCGCTTATTCATTTACACCTCAAGTGATTGGTCGGAATTCACAATGGTTATTATTAGGGTGGTGTGAAGGGCAACACCCTGATAACAATACTTTTTTGTTGCCCAGTTACCAGTGTGAGCTTGTAAATATAGTCACACAATTACATTGTGCTCCACTGCTGGGGTATCATT includes these proteins:
- the lpoB gene encoding penicillin-binding protein activator LpoB; this encodes MKRILMVAAATLILAGCPSYPPQQPGTQPPIVPVEPEKQPEVTPPPVDVVPTPPKQQTTDWSASITPLVNQMASADGVENGKVLLVDSVKNNTNGSIPVQTVTSVMTTAVENTNRFKVVPASVVSSARKTLGLSQEDSLVTRSKAIGLGRYVQAEYVIYSVMSGSNKERSLEMQLMDVQTGEIVWTGKHNIE
- a CDS encoding YcfL family protein, encoding MNRIALLALVTVLLSGCIFKKTQGLVFNEQQRIIMEPAVLAQGVIVENPVIGSENHQTIATINMSNSQPKVVNIAYRLYWYDKQGLNVETSNTLYQQIAANSDVKVRAVTSSPRATNVRVHVFLSPKAGE